A portion of the Meiothermus sp. Pnk-1 genome contains these proteins:
- a CDS encoding PolC-type DNA polymerase III: MSPTHYRLATRIARRLRQEGHALPKARLAEEVLASQNMPQGPWAARLLEDLLDGRFEQRPQEVGLWEWRNPFPPPGKPVVVLDLETTGLSALENEIIEIALIRLEGEKRQVFQRLVNPGTPLPPFIRRLTGITPRDLEGAPDVYTALEEALPLIKDSVLIIQNAPFDLGFLRPRLLRLGYKMDNEVIDTVAWARRALPGLPKRGLDHLAWAFDLDTAASRHRALGDVEITLWVAKEMYYMLTAGKPLALGDV; the protein is encoded by the coding sequence ATGAGCCCCACTCACTACCGCCTCGCAACCCGGATCGCTCGTCGCCTACGCCAAGAGGGGCATGCCCTACCCAAGGCCCGCCTCGCCGAGGAAGTCCTGGCCAGTCAAAACATGCCACAGGGGCCATGGGCAGCGCGGTTGCTCGAAGACTTGCTCGATGGGCGCTTTGAACAACGCCCTCAGGAGGTAGGGTTATGGGAATGGCGCAATCCCTTTCCGCCCCCAGGGAAACCGGTGGTGGTCTTAGACCTTGAGACTACAGGGCTTTCAGCCCTCGAGAACGAGATTATCGAAATCGCCCTCATCCGTTTGGAAGGGGAAAAGCGTCAGGTCTTTCAGCGCCTGGTGAACCCTGGTACCCCCCTTCCGCCTTTTATCCGTCGGCTCACCGGGATCACTCCCCGCGATCTAGAGGGGGCCCCTGATGTGTATACGGCGCTCGAGGAGGCCTTGCCCCTGATCAAAGATAGCGTCTTAATCATCCAAAATGCCCCCTTTGATCTAGGTTTCCTCCGGCCCCGATTGTTGCGCCTAGGGTATAAGATGGACAACGAAGTGATCGATACGGTGGCTTGGGCACGACGCGCACTTCCTGGACTCCCTAAACGGGGGCTCGACCACCTGGCCTGGGCCTTTGACCTCGACACCGCGGCGTCTAGGCACCGGGCGCTGGGCGATGTGGAGATTACGCTTTGGGTGGCTAAGGAGATGTACTACATGCTCACCGCCGGAAAACCGCTTGCCTTGGGGGACGTATGA
- a CDS encoding ABC transporter ATP-binding protein has protein sequence MAKIRLEHVYKRYGSKVTAVKDFNLETEDGEFVVFVGPSGCGKTTTLRMIAGLEEISDGKVYIGDRLVNDVPPKDRDIAMVFQNYALYPHMNVYDNMAFGLRLRKVPKSEIDQRVKEAARILKIEHLLQRKPRELSGGQRQRVAMGRAIVREPKVFLMDEPLSNLDAKLRVEMRAEIAKLTRRLGVTTIYVTHDQVEAMTLGHRIVVMRDGEIMQVDTPLNLYDFPANKFVAGFIGSPSMNFIRAKVEGSADAVYLSGSGFRVRANPNLAAPLKAYSGKEVWLGVRPEHLGLKGWTAIPEAENVIKGTVEVVEPLGADSEIHVDVDGTVITAKVDGHAPVRPGDTVELLADTGRIHAFDVDTEKSIGRSTTVQTRDQARA, from the coding sequence ATGGCAAAAATCCGACTGGAGCACGTATATAAGCGCTACGGCAGCAAGGTGACGGCTGTCAAGGATTTCAACCTCGAGACCGAAGACGGCGAGTTCGTGGTGTTTGTAGGCCCCTCGGGCTGCGGCAAGACCACTACGCTGCGCATGATCGCCGGGCTCGAGGAGATTTCCGACGGCAAGGTTTACATCGGCGACCGGCTGGTCAACGACGTCCCCCCCAAGGACCGCGACATCGCCATGGTCTTTCAGAACTACGCCCTCTACCCGCACATGAACGTCTATGACAACATGGCTTTTGGGCTGCGGCTGCGCAAAGTGCCCAAGAGCGAGATCGACCAGCGGGTCAAGGAGGCCGCCCGCATTCTCAAGATCGAGCATCTCTTGCAGCGCAAGCCGCGCGAACTCTCGGGCGGTCAACGCCAACGCGTGGCGATGGGTCGGGCCATCGTGCGTGAGCCCAAGGTGTTTTTGATGGACGAGCCGCTGTCCAACCTCGATGCCAAGCTGCGGGTAGAGATGCGCGCCGAGATCGCCAAGCTCACCCGCCGCCTAGGGGTCACCACCATCTACGTAACCCACGACCAGGTAGAGGCCATGACCCTGGGCCACCGCATCGTGGTGATGCGCGACGGTGAGATCATGCAGGTGGATACCCCGTTGAACCTCTACGACTTCCCCGCCAACAAATTCGTGGCCGGCTTCATCGGCTCTCCCTCGATGAACTTCATCCGGGCTAAGGTCGAGGGAAGCGCAGACGCCGTCTACCTCAGCGGATCGGGCTTCCGGGTACGGGCCAACCCCAACCTGGCCGCTCCACTCAAAGCCTACAGCGGCAAAGAAGTATGGCTGGGCGTCCGCCCCGAGCACCTGGGGCTCAAAGGGTGGACGGCAATTCCCGAAGCCGAAAACGTCATCAAGGGTACTGTCGAGGTGGTTGAGCCCTTGGGCGCGGACAGCGAAATCCACGTGGACGTGGACGGCACGGTGATCACCGCCAAGGTGGACGGGCACGCTCCGGTGCGCCCCGGCGACACCGTAGAGCTGCTGGCCGACACTGGCCGCATCCACGCTTTTGACGTGGATACCGAAAAGAGCATCGGCCGCTCCACGACCGTACAAACCCGCGATCAGGCCCGAGCCTAA
- a CDS encoding 5-formyltetrahydrofolate cyclo-ligase translates to MTKPFFRNWAKATRSKLPINELSQQMVQQLAEFLRARALRHILIYSAFGHEPDPGRLPEVYPATYYLPRIQGYRLSLHPLPCPLVRHPYGFLEPEEQAPTASPEVLEAVVVPGLCFDRAGYRLGYGKGYYDRFLGALPSSVLTVGFVPAALIVERLPRDPWDVRVGYLATENGVQPTAQTG, encoded by the coding sequence ATGACCAAACCTTTTTTTCGGAATTGGGCCAAAGCTACCCGCAGCAAGCTGCCGATAAACGAACTCTCACAGCAGATGGTCCAGCAGCTAGCGGAGTTTCTACGGGCTCGAGCCCTCCGGCACATCCTCATCTATAGCGCCTTTGGCCACGAACCCGATCCCGGTAGGCTCCCTGAGGTCTATCCGGCTACCTACTACCTGCCCCGCATCCAAGGCTACCGCCTCAGCCTCCACCCCCTCCCTTGCCCGCTGGTGCGACACCCCTACGGATTCCTCGAGCCGGAAGAGCAAGCTCCCACAGCGAGCCCGGAAGTGCTCGAGGCGGTGGTTGTACCGGGGCTGTGCTTCGATCGAGCGGGTTACCGGCTAGGTTACGGAAAGGGCTACTACGACCGTTTTTTAGGAGCCCTACCCTCCTCCGTTCTGACCGTGGGGTTCGTACCTGCGGCGCTGATCGTGGAGCGTTTGCCTCGAGACCCTTGGGATGTCCGGGTCGGATACCTGGCCACCGAAAACGGTGTACAGCCCACCGCGCAGACCGGCTGA
- a CDS encoding prohibitin family protein: protein MGILTGLGVLMAIFGIALLARPGRRALGGPLVIVGLVLATLSQSFVVIPAGNVGVVFNVLRGVQPQPLGEGTHVVLPFIQEVIVYDARLQEVTLAAPVPGSREPGPSEEAITARSKEGLEIGVDVTVQYRVKRDEAPLLHRELGPRFLDTLIIPQIRSKVRDAVGQFNAADLISTQRTQLERAVTQGLGEELKKGHIELVGVLLRRIDIPQSVAKVIEEKQTAEQQVQVAENRRRQAEIDAQRLVAQARGERDAAILKAEGEAKAIELRGRALKASPEVIQLTVAEKLAPNVQTIMVPSTGNFLLDLRNVPSGQQRAP from the coding sequence ATGGGTATACTGACGGGTTTAGGGGTTCTGATGGCGATCTTTGGGATCGCGTTGCTCGCGCGGCCAGGACGACGGGCGTTGGGGGGGCCTTTGGTGATTGTCGGCTTGGTGCTGGCAACGCTATCGCAAAGCTTCGTGGTCATCCCGGCCGGGAACGTGGGGGTGGTGTTCAATGTGCTGCGAGGGGTTCAACCTCAGCCCCTGGGTGAGGGGACCCACGTTGTGCTGCCTTTTATCCAAGAGGTCATCGTCTACGATGCCCGCCTACAGGAAGTGACCCTGGCGGCGCCCGTACCCGGAAGCCGCGAGCCCGGTCCCAGCGAGGAGGCCATCACCGCCCGCAGCAAGGAAGGCCTCGAGATCGGGGTGGACGTGACCGTGCAGTACCGGGTCAAACGTGACGAGGCCCCCCTTTTGCACCGGGAACTGGGGCCTCGTTTTCTCGACACCTTGATCATTCCGCAGATTCGCAGCAAAGTGCGAGACGCGGTGGGGCAGTTCAATGCCGCTGACCTTATCAGTACCCAGCGTACCCAGCTCGAGCGGGCCGTTACCCAAGGTCTGGGGGAAGAGCTAAAGAAGGGGCATATCGAGCTGGTAGGGGTGCTGTTGCGCCGCATTGATATCCCCCAATCGGTGGCTAAGGTTATCGAGGAGAAACAAACCGCTGAACAACAGGTGCAGGTGGCGGAGAACCGCCGCCGCCAGGCCGAGATTGACGCCCAGCGCCTGGTGGCCCAGGCTCGAGGCGAGCGCGACGCGGCAATCCTCAAGGCCGAAGGCGAGGCCAAAGCCATCGAACTGCGGGGCCGGGCGCTCAAGGCTTCCCCTGAGGTGATCCAGCTGACCGTGGCGGAAAAGCTGGCCCCTAACGTGCAGACCATTATGGTTCCCAGTACCGGCAACTTCCTGCTCGACTTGCGGAACGTGCCGAGCGGCCAGCAGCGCGCTCCGTGA
- a CDS encoding FmdB family transcriptional regulator: MPVYVYLGLESGNYYEFRQGFHDEPLSRHPENGEPLKRVIQAPAIAFKGSGWYVTDSRPKESKSSESHD, encoded by the coding sequence GTGCCGGTGTACGTTTACTTGGGTTTAGAGTCGGGGAACTACTACGAGTTTCGGCAAGGCTTTCACGACGAGCCGCTGAGCAGGCACCCCGAGAACGGCGAACCGTTGAAGCGGGTGATCCAAGCTCCGGCGATTGCCTTCAAGGGTTCGGGTTGGTACGTTACCGACAGCAGGCCTAAGGAAAGCAAAAGCAGCGAATCGCACGACTAA
- the gatA gene encoding Asp-tRNA(Asn)/Glu-tRNA(Gln) amidotransferase subunit GatA, which produces MLAHEIVASVKRRSISPTEVTKHYLERIARLDPQIRAFLRVNPAALGEAQQVEQRLSAGEELPLAGVPIALKDNICTHGLETTCASRMLERFVPPYNATVVERLRQAGAVILGKTNLDEFAMGSSTEFSAFGPTRNPWDLGRVPGGSSGGSAAAVAADLAPLALGSDTGGSVRQPAALCGVYGFKPTYGRVSRYGLVAFASSLDQIGPLGRNLRDMALLMDVIGGHDQMDSTSLEVQPNFAATLEHRPQGFTVGVVKEAMQLGNSEGVAAALQRFQEVLEAEGVRFVEVSIPSLEYALATYYLVCTSEASSNLARYDGTLYGLRVEGVGVDETMRKTRAAGFGPEVKRRILMGTFALSSGYYDAYYGKALRARARLKADFERALTQADVLLTPTSPFPAFPLGVKLEDPLAMYLSDIDTVAVNLVGFPALAIPAGFEAGLPVGVQLVGKPLEDERLFALAQVFEQATAAEFVQTAPIGRG; this is translated from the coding sequence ATGTTGGCCCATGAAATCGTCGCCTCGGTCAAACGTCGGAGCATATCTCCCACCGAGGTGACCAAGCATTACCTAGAACGCATCGCTAGGCTAGACCCTCAGATCCGGGCCTTTTTGCGCGTCAACCCAGCGGCGCTCGGGGAGGCGCAGCAAGTCGAGCAGCGGCTGTCGGCGGGGGAAGAGTTGCCACTCGCAGGGGTTCCCATCGCCCTGAAAGACAATATATGCACCCACGGCCTCGAGACTACGTGTGCTTCGCGGATGCTCGAGCGCTTCGTCCCTCCCTATAACGCCACCGTAGTGGAGCGGTTACGCCAAGCGGGGGCGGTCATCCTCGGCAAAACCAACCTTGACGAGTTCGCCATGGGCTCCTCCACCGAGTTCTCGGCCTTCGGACCGACCCGCAATCCCTGGGATTTGGGGCGCGTGCCGGGGGGCTCCTCGGGAGGTTCGGCGGCGGCGGTGGCAGCGGATCTAGCCCCCCTCGCCCTAGGCTCGGACACCGGCGGGAGCGTACGGCAGCCTGCCGCTTTGTGCGGTGTGTACGGCTTCAAGCCCACCTATGGGCGGGTCTCGCGCTATGGTCTGGTAGCGTTCGCTTCATCGCTCGACCAGATCGGTCCCTTAGGGCGAAACCTGCGCGATATGGCCCTCCTGATGGACGTGATCGGCGGCCACGACCAGATGGACTCGACGAGCCTCGAGGTGCAACCGAACTTCGCGGCGACGCTGGAGCACAGGCCACAAGGCTTCACCGTGGGGGTCGTCAAGGAAGCCATGCAGCTGGGGAACTCAGAGGGGGTAGCGGCTGCCCTCCAGCGCTTCCAAGAGGTGCTCGAGGCGGAGGGCGTGCGCTTTGTGGAGGTGAGCATTCCCAGCCTGGAGTACGCTTTGGCCACCTACTACCTGGTCTGCACCAGCGAGGCCAGCTCCAACCTAGCCCGCTACGATGGGACCCTCTACGGCCTGCGCGTGGAAGGGGTAGGCGTCGACGAGACCATGAGGAAAACCCGCGCGGCGGGTTTCGGCCCGGAGGTCAAGCGGCGGATTCTGATGGGCACTTTCGCGCTTTCCTCCGGTTACTACGACGCCTATTACGGCAAGGCGCTGCGGGCTCGAGCCCGGCTCAAGGCCGACTTCGAGAGGGCTTTGACCCAGGCCGATGTCCTGCTTACGCCGACCAGCCCCTTCCCAGCTTTTCCTCTGGGGGTCAAGCTCGAAGACCCCCTCGCCATGTACCTTTCCGACATCGACACGGTGGCGGTCAACCTCGTGGGCTTCCCGGCCCTTGCGATCCCTGCGGGGTTTGAGGCGGGGTTGCCGGTAGGGGTGCAGCTGGTGGGCAAGCCGCTCGAGGACGAGCGCCTCTTCGCCTTGGCCCAGGTTTTCGAGCAAGCCACTGCCGCTGAGTTTGTGCAGACCGCCCCGATCGGGAGGGGTTGA
- a CDS encoding DUF5693 family protein: protein MNLAPLLRALIVLALIPSLLALSPRLRAEHPGPVVLVMDGNAVEDEARLKGQSFEQVLARYQSEGIGGVAIYEQTVGNLLERGLLLGQSGGNLSLGYPQAGFRAGWSYLSGDAELLRRMAAQWDIPSEFRTAGGRLWLGTPVNVASYPAGYDAGLIRRLKAQGYYLVFRPINAAHRTLPAPGLQASIIPPEADAIVFNGTEVLGNPNRLEEAIPLLQGKPIGWIEATPQEGFPRLARELPVLRLFSLKPEWQEKLKPAEVADKFVLAARERGHQILYLRPYPLAEDTQELLGRLKDDLERSHIPIGTPKVRDFAPSPLRLAAWVGVLAGLGLLALGYPAPWGWPLAGLLLLGALGYARSDAGPLLAALVFPVLGFLERRSGMWLWLAAVLYALAGVVFLAALGSDPRAVLGLETFKGVSLTLVVPPLLVALSFLPAAWRPALERLWAHPLRLGEVSLVLFGLALIALAVLRRGNDAAGAIVPEWELQLRAWLQDAMVRPRFKEIFAHALAPIALLIPWPIWIKNGMLILIAVGIASILNTFSHYHTPLAISLFRVLNGILVGLILGGLGLIVVRRLRKWWLG from the coding sequence ATGAACCTAGCCCCCCTGTTGCGCGCCCTGATCGTCCTAGCGCTGATCCCTAGCCTACTTGCCCTTTCCCCTCGCCTTCGCGCCGAGCACCCTGGGCCAGTGGTGCTGGTCATGGACGGCAACGCGGTGGAGGACGAGGCCCGCTTGAAAGGGCAAAGCTTTGAGCAAGTGTTGGCCCGCTACCAAAGCGAAGGCATCGGTGGGGTAGCCATCTACGAGCAAACGGTAGGAAATCTGCTCGAACGAGGCCTTCTGTTGGGCCAATCGGGAGGAAACCTAAGCCTAGGGTATCCCCAGGCCGGTTTCCGCGCAGGCTGGTCGTACCTGAGCGGCGACGCCGAGCTTTTGCGGAGAATGGCCGCCCAGTGGGATATCCCTAGCGAGTTTCGCACCGCCGGGGGGCGTCTTTGGTTGGGCACGCCGGTCAACGTGGCCTCCTATCCCGCTGGTTACGACGCTGGGTTGATCCGCCGCCTGAAGGCTCAAGGCTACTACCTGGTGTTTCGCCCCATCAACGCTGCTCACCGCACCCTGCCCGCGCCCGGTTTGCAGGCTTCCATCATTCCCCCTGAGGCAGACGCCATCGTCTTCAATGGTACCGAGGTGCTCGGCAACCCCAACCGGTTAGAGGAAGCCATTCCGCTTCTGCAGGGCAAGCCCATCGGCTGGATCGAAGCTACCCCGCAAGAGGGCTTTCCCCGGCTGGCCCGCGAGCTTCCGGTGTTGCGGCTTTTCAGCCTAAAGCCGGAGTGGCAGGAGAAGCTCAAGCCGGCCGAAGTGGCGGATAAATTCGTGCTGGCCGCCCGCGAGCGGGGACACCAGATCCTCTACCTGCGCCCCTACCCCCTTGCTGAGGACACCCAGGAGTTGCTCGGACGCCTCAAGGATGACCTCGAGCGCTCCCACATCCCCATCGGCACCCCCAAAGTTCGGGACTTCGCTCCCTCACCGCTTCGCCTGGCCGCCTGGGTGGGTGTGCTAGCGGGGCTGGGCTTGCTCGCCCTGGGCTACCCTGCTCCTTGGGGCTGGCCGCTGGCCGGACTCCTCCTCTTGGGAGCGCTGGGATATGCGCGGAGCGATGCTGGGCCGCTCTTGGCGGCCTTGGTCTTCCCGGTGCTGGGCTTTCTGGAGCGCCGGTCGGGGATGTGGCTCTGGCTGGCCGCGGTGCTCTATGCCCTGGCGGGGGTGGTGTTTTTGGCCGCTTTGGGAAGCGATCCCCGTGCAGTGCTGGGGCTCGAGACCTTCAAAGGGGTCTCGCTCACCCTGGTGGTCCCGCCCCTGTTGGTAGCCCTCTCTTTTCTGCCGGCGGCCTGGAGACCGGCCCTCGAGCGTCTATGGGCGCACCCGCTACGGCTGGGGGAGGTGAGCTTGGTGCTCTTCGGCCTGGCCCTGATCGCTCTGGCGGTGCTCCGCCGGGGCAACGACGCGGCAGGAGCCATCGTGCCCGAGTGGGAACTGCAACTGCGGGCCTGGCTGCAAGATGCCATGGTGCGCCCCCGCTTCAAGGAGATCTTCGCCCACGCTCTGGCCCCTATAGCTTTATTGATTCCCTGGCCTATTTGGATCAAGAACGGGATGCTAATCTTGATCGCGGTGGGCATCGCCTCGATCCTCAATACCTTCTCCCACTACCATACGCCTTTGGCGATTTCGTTGTTTCGCGTATTGAATGGCATCTTGGTGGGGCTTATCCTGGGTGGACTAGGGCTTATCGTGGTGCGGAGGCTACGCAAATGGTGGTTGGGGTAA
- the csaB gene encoding polysaccharide pyruvyl transferase CsaB, which yields MVVGVSGYYGFQNAGDEAILEAIVQEVKRRGHQVLALSKDPAATEARYDIRAVSRSNPFALWRAFGRIDLLLSGGGGLLQDKTSPGSLLYYLAVIGLARRRGKPVYVFNQSLGPLSRRGEGWVRRSLRGVKTFFRDESSLEYARKLGLDTQLGADPALLLQAPPVERESNLVVLVVRAGLPEANATLKKAGERLLAEGYEVMVLGLQPGHDEPALEEFNAFTRELAWDPRRVMYLLAQAGYVLSIRLHGAILAAAAGTPFAGISYDPKVAGFCRDAGAFCQELPGNARELVEAVITHRQPNWEAIETMKARSRASFDQVLSPINQPGKVSRR from the coding sequence ATGGTGGTTGGGGTAAGCGGGTACTACGGGTTTCAGAATGCCGGAGACGAGGCCATCCTCGAGGCCATCGTGCAGGAGGTCAAGCGGCGTGGGCACCAGGTACTGGCCCTCTCTAAAGACCCCGCCGCCACCGAGGCCCGTTATGACATCCGAGCCGTGTCGCGCAGCAACCCCTTTGCCCTATGGAGGGCCTTTGGCCGCATTGACCTGTTGCTTTCGGGAGGGGGCGGGCTGTTGCAGGACAAGACCTCTCCGGGCAGTTTGCTTTACTACCTGGCGGTGATCGGCCTGGCCCGGCGGCGGGGAAAACCGGTGTACGTGTTCAACCAGTCGCTGGGGCCGCTCTCGCGGCGGGGCGAAGGATGGGTGCGGCGCAGCCTGCGCGGGGTCAAAACCTTTTTCCGCGACGAAAGCTCCTTGGAGTACGCCCGCAAACTGGGGCTCGATACCCAATTGGGGGCCGATCCAGCGCTGCTCCTGCAAGCCCCACCGGTGGAGCGGGAAAGCAACCTGGTGGTGTTGGTGGTACGGGCTGGCCTCCCCGAAGCCAACGCTACCCTCAAAAAGGCCGGGGAGCGCCTCCTAGCCGAGGGCTACGAGGTCATGGTCCTAGGGCTGCAACCCGGCCACGACGAACCAGCCCTAGAGGAATTCAACGCTTTTACCCGCGAGCTGGCCTGGGATCCCCGCCGGGTGATGTATCTCTTGGCGCAAGCGGGGTACGTGCTTTCGATCCGCCTCCACGGAGCCATCCTGGCCGCCGCGGCAGGAACCCCCTTCGCGGGAATCTCCTATGACCCCAAGGTGGCCGGATTCTGCCGTGATGCCGGGGCCTTCTGTCAGGAACTCCCCGGCAACGCACGGGAGTTGGTCGAGGCCGTGATCACCCACCGCCAGCCCAACTGGGAAGCCATAGAGACCATGAAAGCCCGCTCTCGGGCCTCCTTCGATCAAGTGCTATCCCCCATCAACCAGCCGGGCAAGGTCAGCCGGCGCTAA
- the udk gene encoding uridine kinase, which translates to MIGGVSGVRPFVIGIAGGTGSGKSTVAQEVAAAALPRQVAVLEMDHYYKDQSDLPFEERLGVNYDHPQAFDLELYLEHVAKLVGGEAVNRPQYSFVEYTRLPQTVRIEPAPVVVLEGVLVLFDERLRSYMDLKVFVDTDPDVRFIRRLERDLAERGRSVESVIRQYLEQVRPMHLSFVEPSKRYADIIVPHGGKNQQALAMFTARIHSLLHPKEAARARQPV; encoded by the coding sequence ATGATAGGGGGCGTGAGCGGTGTGCGACCTTTTGTCATTGGTATTGCCGGCGGAACCGGCAGCGGCAAGAGCACCGTGGCCCAGGAGGTAGCCGCGGCCGCCCTGCCTCGCCAAGTGGCCGTCTTAGAGATGGACCACTACTACAAAGACCAATCCGATCTGCCCTTTGAGGAGCGGCTGGGGGTCAACTACGACCACCCCCAAGCCTTCGACCTCGAGCTCTACCTCGAGCATGTGGCCAAGCTGGTAGGCGGCGAAGCGGTAAACCGGCCCCAGTATTCGTTTGTGGAGTACACCCGCCTCCCCCAAACGGTGCGGATCGAGCCTGCTCCGGTGGTGGTGCTCGAAGGGGTACTGGTTCTCTTCGACGAGCGGCTACGCAGCTATATGGACTTGAAAGTTTTTGTGGACACCGATCCCGATGTGCGCTTCATCCGACGGCTGGAGCGCGACCTGGCCGAACGGGGCCGCAGCGTGGAGAGCGTGATCCGCCAATATCTCGAGCAGGTGCGGCCCATGCACCTCTCGTTTGTGGAACCCTCTAAACGCTACGCCGATATCATCGTCCCTCACGGCGGCAAAAACCAACAAGCCTTGGCCATGTTCACCGCACGAATCCACAGCCTGCTCCACCCCAAAGAGGCCGCTCGAGCGAGGCAACCTGTATGA
- the mscL gene encoding large conductance mechanosensitive channel protein MscL: MLQGFRDFILRGNVVDLAVAVVIGTAFGVVVDSMVKDVITPIIGLVGGQPDFSNLRLFADAKGQGGIAYGSFLNAIISFLIKAAVVYFVIVVPMKHVMERLNRPQAPEAPAAPPEEIVLLREIRDALRAQPR, from the coding sequence ATGCTACAGGGTTTTAGGGATTTTATCTTGCGGGGTAACGTGGTGGACCTGGCGGTAGCGGTGGTCATTGGGACGGCGTTTGGGGTGGTGGTAGACTCGATGGTCAAGGATGTCATCACCCCCATCATCGGTCTGGTCGGAGGGCAGCCAGACTTCTCCAACCTGCGGCTGTTCGCGGATGCCAAGGGGCAGGGGGGAATAGCCTACGGCAGCTTCCTAAACGCCATCATCAGCTTCCTCATCAAAGCTGCGGTGGTGTACTTCGTGATCGTTGTCCCAATGAAGCATGTGATGGAGCGGCTGAACCGGCCCCAAGCCCCCGAAGCGCCAGCAGCCCCTCCGGAGGAGATCGTACTGCTGCGGGAGATCCGCGATGCGCTCAGGGCTCAGCCGCGCTAG
- the icd gene encoding NADP-dependent isocitrate dehydrogenase, giving the protein MAYKHIQVPDGEKLTLQGGQLQVPDHPIIGFIEGDGTGPDIWRASQPVLDAAVEKAYGGKRKIAWAEIYAGEKANAVYGEVVWLPEETLDFIREYRVAIKGPLTTPVGGGIRSINVALRQELDLYACVRPVQWFEGVPSPVRHPELVNMVIFRENTEDIYAGIEFAKDSPEVKKFLEWFQREFPKAYGKIRFPNTAGIGIKPVSEEGTQRLVEAALDYAVQNDLPSVTLVHKGNIMKFTEGAFRDWGYAFAKAKYGATELDGGPWLTFKNPKTGKDIVVKDMIADNFLQQILLRPAEYSVIATLNLNGDYISDALAAQVGGIGIAPGSNVNYKTGHAVFEATHGTAPKYAGKDQVNPSSVILSGEMMLRYLGWTEAADLIINAMTRTIAQGRVTYDFHRLMLAEGRSATLLKCSEFGQALIENMG; this is encoded by the coding sequence ATGGCCTACAAGCACATCCAAGTTCCCGACGGCGAGAAGCTCACCCTCCAAGGTGGCCAGCTTCAAGTGCCCGACCATCCCATCATCGGCTTCATCGAAGGCGATGGCACCGGCCCGGATATCTGGCGAGCCTCCCAGCCGGTACTGGACGCGGCGGTAGAAAAGGCCTACGGCGGCAAGAGGAAAATCGCCTGGGCCGAGATCTACGCCGGAGAGAAAGCCAATGCGGTGTATGGAGAGGTGGTCTGGCTTCCCGAGGAAACCCTGGACTTCATCCGCGAGTACCGCGTGGCCATCAAGGGCCCCCTCACCACCCCGGTCGGAGGAGGCATCCGCAGCATCAACGTGGCCCTGCGCCAGGAACTCGACCTCTACGCCTGCGTGCGCCCGGTGCAGTGGTTCGAGGGGGTGCCCAGCCCGGTGCGCCACCCCGAGCTGGTCAACATGGTGATCTTCCGCGAGAACACCGAGGACATCTACGCGGGTATCGAGTTCGCCAAAGACAGCCCCGAGGTCAAAAAGTTCCTCGAGTGGTTCCAGCGCGAATTCCCCAAAGCCTACGGCAAAATCCGCTTCCCCAACACCGCCGGCATCGGCATCAAACCGGTCTCCGAGGAAGGCACCCAGCGCCTGGTGGAAGCTGCCCTGGACTACGCCGTGCAGAACGATCTCCCCAGCGTGACCTTGGTGCACAAGGGCAACATCATGAAGTTCACCGAGGGCGCCTTCCGCGACTGGGGCTACGCCTTCGCCAAGGCCAAGTACGGCGCGACCGAACTCGACGGCGGCCCCTGGCTCACCTTCAAAAACCCCAAGACCGGCAAGGATATCGTGGTCAAGGACATGATCGCCGATAACTTCCTGCAGCAGATCCTGCTGCGCCCCGCCGAGTACTCGGTGATCGCGACCCTCAACCTCAACGGCGATTACATCTCCGACGCCCTCGCGGCTCAGGTGGGCGGCATCGGCATCGCGCCCGGCTCCAACGTCAACTACAAGACCGGCCACGCCGTCTTCGAGGCCACCCACGGCACCGCGCCCAAGTACGCGGGCAAGGATCAGGTCAACCCCTCCTCGGTGATCCTCTCCGGCGAGATGATGCTGCGCTACCTGGGCTGGACCGAAGCCGCCGATCTGATCATCAACGCCATGACCCGGACCATCGCCCAGGGCCGCGTCACCTACGACTTCCACCGGCTGATGTTGGCGGAGGGCCGCTCCGCTACCTTGCTCAAGTGCAGCGAGTTTGGACAGGCCCTCATCGAGAACATGGGCTGA